From the genome of Thermococcus chitonophagus, one region includes:
- a CDS encoding AAA family ATPase gives MFSTRPIRNEKDLFGKGHREAVRKLNKAVEEGDFAAILGPRRVGKTSVINVFLNKYGSKYKYLYYDLAFGMGREAISYTELTPVMSNISEEDLDYSATLSLGIVKMDIRPKKAVEFQNAFLNLLRFLNKRGEEVVIIFDEAQVLPRFAPLNMLGMLQTISDGFENVTVVLSGSMPGLLERILNPSEDKPFFARYVEKIHVSRWKLGESVKYLKRGLAKIGYTEDELIEAATELSNVPGFLAYYGRLRINGKSHNRALLATVEYAVKLWKLDIKNFIRVYKSPAYVVALKKVARGPSFGVTTEEILAEVTSLTGISERRAKSVLRNLVDGGLLIKPKRGIYQIPEKPLRKAILELQDKEVYNL, from the coding sequence TTGTTCAGCACGAGACCCATAAGGAATGAGAAAGACCTGTTTGGGAAAGGGCATAGAGAAGCGGTAAGAAAGCTTAACAAAGCTGTAGAGGAGGGGGACTTTGCCGCAATTCTTGGTCCGAGGAGGGTTGGGAAAACAAGCGTGATAAATGTCTTCCTTAATAAGTATGGTTCAAAATACAAGTACCTCTATTATGACCTAGCATTTGGAATGGGTCGGGAGGCGATAAGCTATACAGAACTCACACCAGTCATGAGCAACATCTCTGAAGAAGATCTTGACTACTCCGCAACGTTAAGCCTCGGGATAGTGAAGATGGACATAAGGCCCAAGAAAGCTGTAGAATTTCAAAATGCATTCCTTAATTTACTCAGGTTCCTAAATAAAAGGGGAGAGGAGGTCGTCATTATATTCGACGAAGCCCAAGTGCTTCCACGGTTTGCGCCTTTAAACATGCTCGGCATGCTCCAAACAATCTCTGATGGATTCGAGAATGTAACGGTGGTTCTTTCTGGCTCGATGCCCGGACTACTTGAAAGGATACTGAACCCAAGCGAGGATAAACCATTCTTTGCAAGGTATGTTGAGAAGATACATGTTTCACGGTGGAAGCTTGGGGAAAGTGTAAAGTACCTCAAGAGAGGGCTTGCGAAAATAGGATACACCGAGGATGAACTAATTGAGGCTGCTACGGAGCTTTCAAACGTCCCCGGCTTTTTGGCCTATTACGGCAGGCTCAGGATTAATGGGAAGTCTCACAATAGGGCACTACTTGCAACGGTAGAGTATGCCGTGAAGTTGTGGAAGCTAGATATTAAGAACTTCATCAGAGTTTATAAGTCCCCTGCATACGTTGTTGCCCTGAAAAAGGTGGCAAGAGGTCCCTCTTTTGGCGTTACTACGGAGGAGATACTTGCGGAGGTTACCTCGCTTACTGGGATCTCAGAGAGGAGGGCAAAAAGCGTGCTGAGGAACCTCGTTGATGGGGGCTTACTAATAAAACCAAAGAGAGGAATTTATCAAATCCCCGAAAAACCACTGAGAAAAGCAATTCTCGAACTCCAAGACAAAGAAGTCTACAATCTTTGA
- a CDS encoding TATA-box-binding protein, translating to MVDTSKVKLRIENIVASVDLFAQLDLEKVLDICPNSKYNPEEFPGIICRFDDPKVALLIFSSGKLVVTGAKSVQDIERAVAKLVQKLKGIGVKFKRAPQIDIQNMVFSGDIGREFNLDNVALTLPNCEYEPEQFPGVIYRVKEPRAVILLFSSGKIVCSGAKSEADAWEAVRKLLRELEKYGLMEEEEEEL from the coding sequence ATGGTGGACACGAGCAAGGTCAAGCTCAGGATAGAGAATATTGTCGCTTCCGTAGATCTCTTTGCTCAGCTCGATTTGGAGAAGGTTCTCGATATATGCCCAAATTCTAAGTACAATCCCGAGGAGTTCCCGGGTATTATCTGTCGCTTCGATGACCCGAAGGTCGCCCTTCTGATATTCAGCTCTGGTAAGCTCGTTGTTACCGGGGCTAAGAGCGTTCAGGACATTGAGAGGGCAGTTGCAAAGCTTGTTCAGAAGCTTAAAGGTATTGGAGTCAAGTTCAAGAGGGCCCCCCAAATTGATATTCAGAACATGGTGTTCAGCGGTGACATAGGAAGGGAGTTTAACCTAGATAACGTTGCCCTAACCCTTCCAAACTGTGAATATGAGCCAGAGCAGTTCCCCGGAGTTATTTATAGGGTTAAGGAGCCGAGAGCGGTAATCCTGCTCTTCTCCTCGGGTAAGATCGTATGTTCTGGAGCGAAGAGCGAAGCTGACGCATGGGAGGCAGTTAGGAAGCTCCTCAGGGAGCTTGAGAAGTACGGGCTTATGGAGGAGGAAGAGGAAGAGCTTTAG
- a CDS encoding AAA family ATPase → MIILLTGMPGSGKGEVAKAFQKRGIPVVSMGDAIREEADRRGIPRTPEGLKEVSLKVREELGPGAVAILTIPKVEKLLETEPIVVIEGVRSPYEVEEFRKKFSEEETIILAVHSPPRMRFERLRRRGRSDDPKTWEEFVDRDKKELRFGIGEVIALADYMIVNDCSFDEFQAKIQEIVSKIISQI, encoded by the coding sequence ATGATCATTCTTTTAACTGGGATGCCCGGCTCGGGAAAGGGTGAGGTCGCTAAGGCCTTCCAGAAGAGGGGCATTCCGGTAGTTTCCATGGGAGATGCCATTAGGGAAGAAGCTGACAGAAGGGGGATCCCTAGGACTCCAGAGGGCCTCAAAGAAGTGAGCCTCAAGGTCAGGGAAGAACTAGGGCCTGGAGCAGTTGCCATCCTGACTATTCCCAAGGTGGAAAAGCTGCTTGAGACTGAACCAATAGTGGTCATAGAGGGCGTTAGGAGTCCATACGAAGTTGAAGAGTTCAGGAAAAAGTTCAGCGAGGAGGAAACCATAATCCTAGCAGTCCACTCTCCTCCTAGGATGAGGTTCGAGAGGCTCAGGAGGAGGGGAAGGAGCGACGATCCAAAGACATGGGAGGAGTTCGTCGACAGGGATAAGAAGGAGCTGAGGTTCGGAATTGGAGAGGTTATAGCTTTGGCGGACTACATGATAGTCAACGATTGCAGTTTTGACGAATTTCAAGCCAAAATTCAAGAAATTGTTTCGAAAATAATATCCCAGATTTGA
- the proS gene encoding proline--tRNA ligase, with protein MVERKKWSENFSEWFNDVIEEAGILDKRYPVKGMNVWLPYGLKIMRNIERFIHEEMERTGHQEVLFPALIPETEFKKEAEHIAGFEGEVFWITHAGHDELDVKLILRPTSETAIYPMFSKDRGGWIRSHADLPFKIYQIVNVYRYETKHTRPLIRVREISRFFEAHTAHVDFEDAERQIKEDLEIFDNLMKKLAIAYIISKRPEWDKFPGAYYSLGAEVVMPDGRTLQIGTMHHYKDNFARAYNIIYEKEDGTHAYVHQTTFGMSERLLAAVIAIHGDDRGMVLPPTIAPIQVVIVPIPKKGEEEKVYSYAREIEEELRTAGIRVHLDLRDKRPGWKFYDWELKGVPVRIEVGPRDAENRTVVIARRDKLEKITISREELVDKVRGLFDDIMNYLAERSRKWLESHIKRVDTLEEAKKAFEDRRGVVEIPWCGSEECGLKMEEELEAKMLGTPYPNPEAPEGKKCPVCGREAKFIARFARTY; from the coding sequence ATGGTGGAGAGGAAGAAGTGGAGCGAGAACTTCAGCGAGTGGTTCAACGATGTAATAGAGGAGGCTGGAATTCTAGATAAGAGGTACCCCGTTAAGGGAATGAACGTTTGGTTGCCATACGGGCTTAAAATAATGAGAAACATAGAGAGGTTCATTCACGAGGAGATGGAGAGAACTGGTCATCAAGAAGTGTTGTTCCCGGCTTTAATCCCCGAAACCGAGTTCAAGAAGGAGGCCGAGCATATAGCCGGTTTCGAGGGGGAGGTCTTCTGGATAACCCATGCAGGTCATGACGAGCTCGACGTTAAGCTCATTCTGAGGCCAACAAGCGAGACCGCTATCTACCCCATGTTCTCCAAGGACAGGGGAGGCTGGATCAGGTCTCATGCCGATTTGCCATTCAAGATATATCAGATAGTCAACGTCTACCGCTACGAGACCAAGCACACGAGGCCTTTAATCAGGGTTAGGGAGATAAGCAGGTTCTTCGAAGCCCATACAGCACACGTAGACTTTGAGGATGCGGAAAGGCAGATAAAAGAAGATCTGGAGATATTCGACAACCTCATGAAAAAGCTTGCTATAGCTTACATAATCTCGAAGAGGCCCGAGTGGGACAAGTTCCCTGGAGCATACTACTCCCTGGGAGCAGAGGTTGTGATGCCCGATGGAAGGACGCTTCAGATAGGAACCATGCACCACTACAAGGACAACTTCGCTAGGGCCTACAACATAATTTACGAGAAAGAGGATGGAACTCACGCCTATGTCCACCAGACGACGTTCGGAATGAGCGAGAGACTCCTCGCTGCCGTCATAGCCATACACGGGGACGACAGGGGGATGGTTTTGCCTCCAACGATAGCCCCTATTCAGGTAGTTATAGTCCCGATACCGAAGAAGGGCGAGGAGGAGAAAGTCTACTCCTACGCTAGGGAGATCGAGGAAGAGTTAAGGACGGCTGGAATAAGGGTTCACCTCGACCTGAGGGACAAGAGGCCCGGATGGAAGTTCTACGACTGGGAGCTTAAGGGAGTTCCAGTAAGAATAGAGGTCGGGCCGAGGGACGCTGAAAACAGAACGGTAGTCATCGCGAGGAGGGATAAGCTCGAGAAGATCACAATAAGCAGGGAGGAGCTCGTTGACAAGGTTAGGGGGCTGTTCGACGATATAATGAACTACCTAGCTGAGAGGTCGAGAAAGTGGCTCGAGAGTCACATAAAGAGGGTCGACACTCTGGAGGAGGCAAAGAAGGCCTTTGAAGACAGGAGGGGGGTAGTCGAGATCCCGTGGTGCGGCAGCGAGGAGTGCGGGCTTAAGATGGAGGAGGAGCTCGAGGCAAAGATGCTCGGAACACCTTATCCTAACCCCGAGGCACCAGAGGGGAAGAAGTGTCCAGTATGCGGCAGGGAGGCTAAGTTTATAGCGAGGTTCGCAAGAACTTACTGA
- a CDS encoding lipopolysaccharide biosynthesis protein, with protein sequence MDKRKVIIRHSLASIIALAVFGGSRFLYNVVVARRYGVEILGEVNSLISQAFLLAGFLAFFSVGLGKFTAEFLGRREEERIKSITSVSYAFPLLGLLLAPINLQLAVLSVLRALQLTFRSFIYGLHRGEVYAYAVLLGFLGFLVGFLDGVLMPYYLLLGMISGFGLAYSMKFLGRPRVGEVKGLVKYSGWAFLGGIAGIFLIQAPYFLTEKLAGSRVAGAVSAMLSTSFLLSYMPQVLQSAIVPLYAFDYGRGRREEIKALAEEATTLLSLLTALAVFLMLLLSNLLENIFRIEFGWSFLLSLLAVEVYVVFNPLINVLSATEYIKRSAIYSLTGALVSLLLWLSLIPRIYEVGTFLGLLAGYSIIFLLVLAETRRRFGVKITSIRPFVLAMPFQAISIKLPVLGLIAYLLIEYKDLRRAVRLFLRGIKS encoded by the coding sequence ATGGACAAGAGGAAGGTTATAATAAGGCACTCGCTCGCGAGCATAATAGCTTTGGCTGTCTTTGGGGGAAGCAGGTTCCTCTACAACGTTGTTGTGGCAAGGAGGTATGGAGTAGAGATCCTTGGAGAGGTAAACTCTCTAATTTCACAAGCCTTCCTGCTTGCCGGCTTCCTAGCCTTTTTCTCCGTGGGTTTGGGCAAATTCACGGCGGAGTTCCTGGGGAGGAGAGAAGAGGAGAGAATCAAGTCGATAACTAGCGTTTCCTATGCTTTTCCTCTCTTGGGGCTTCTCTTAGCTCCAATTAATCTTCAGCTCGCTGTTCTCTCTGTACTGAGGGCCTTACAGCTCACGTTCCGCTCGTTCATCTACGGACTTCACAGAGGAGAGGTCTACGCTTACGCGGTTCTCTTGGGCTTTCTGGGCTTCCTTGTGGGCTTTCTTGATGGGGTTTTGATGCCCTACTATCTCCTCTTGGGCATGATTTCAGGGTTTGGCCTTGCTTATTCAATGAAATTCCTGGGGAGGCCCAGGGTAGGGGAAGTTAAAGGGCTCGTTAAGTACTCGGGCTGGGCCTTCTTGGGCGGTATAGCTGGTATATTCCTAATCCAGGCCCCGTACTTTCTCACGGAAAAGCTTGCAGGCTCTAGGGTGGCGGGAGCTGTGTCGGCAATGCTCTCAACTTCGTTCCTGCTCTCTTACATGCCTCAGGTGCTCCAATCCGCAATCGTTCCCCTTTACGCCTTCGACTATGGCCGAGGTAGAAGGGAGGAAATTAAAGCTTTAGCAGAGGAAGCAACCACTCTGCTTTCCCTGCTGACCGCCTTGGCGGTATTCCTGATGCTTCTCCTCTCAAACCTCTTGGAGAATATCTTTAGAATAGAGTTTGGGTGGTCCTTCCTCCTTTCCCTTCTAGCTGTTGAAGTCTACGTGGTTTTCAACCCCCTGATAAACGTCCTGAGCGCTACGGAGTACATAAAGAGATCCGCCATATACTCCCTTACTGGTGCCCTCGTTTCCCTTCTTCTGTGGCTCTCCCTAATTCCGAGAATTTATGAGGTGGGAACATTCCTGGGGCTTTTGGCTGGATATTCAATTATATTCCTGCTCGTTCTAGCCGAGACAAGAAGGAGGTTCGGGGTAAAAATTACATCAATAAGGCCCTTTGTATTGGCGATGCCCTTTCAGGCGATTTCAATAAAGCTCCCAGTTCTGGGCTTAATTGCTTACTTACTCATAGAATATAAAGATTTGAGAAGAGCGGTCAGGCTTTTCCTCCGTGGTATAAAATCCTAA
- a CDS encoding metallophosphoesterase family protein, translating into MVYVAVLANIAGNLPALTAALGKIEEMKEEGYEIEKYYILGNIVGLFPYPREVIDAIKDLAKSERVKIIRGKYDQFIAMSDPHAEGPDYIDKLEIPKHLKASLKYTWEKLGHEGREFLRDLPVYLVDKIGDNEIFGVYGSPINPFDGEVLPDQPTSYYEAIMRPVKEYEMLIVASPRYPVDAMTRYGRVVCPGSVGFPPAREHKATFALIDAETLRVKFVEVDYDKKIIEDRIKNEKLPDEIIRILYHGGKA; encoded by the coding sequence ATGGTGTACGTGGCTGTTCTCGCTAACATAGCAGGAAACCTTCCGGCCCTAACGGCGGCCCTGGGGAAGATAGAGGAGATGAAGGAGGAAGGGTACGAGATCGAGAAGTACTACATCCTGGGCAACATAGTCGGCCTATTCCCCTATCCTAGGGAGGTTATAGATGCCATTAAGGATCTTGCGAAGAGCGAGAGGGTGAAGATAATTAGGGGTAAGTACGACCAGTTTATCGCCATGAGTGATCCCCACGCGGAGGGGCCGGATTATATAGACAAGCTTGAGATACCAAAGCACCTCAAGGCTTCACTCAAGTACACGTGGGAGAAGCTTGGTCATGAGGGTAGGGAGTTCCTGAGGGATCTCCCGGTTTACCTCGTGGACAAGATAGGAGACAACGAGATATTCGGGGTTTACGGTAGCCCAATAAACCCCTTCGATGGAGAAGTGCTTCCAGACCAGCCAACGAGCTATTACGAGGCAATAATGAGGCCAGTTAAAGAGTACGAGATGCTCATAGTGGCAAGCCCGAGGTATCCTGTAGATGCAATGACGAGGTACGGAAGGGTCGTCTGCCCCGGAAGCGTGGGCTTCCCACCAGCAAGGGAGCACAAGGCAACCTTCGCCCTGATAGATGCCGAAACCCTAAGGGTGAAGTTCGTCGAGGTCGACTACGACAAGAAGATAATCGAGGATAGGATAAAGAACGAGAAGCTCCCAGATGAGATAATTAGGATTTTATACCACGGAGGAAAAGCCTGA
- a CDS encoding DEAD/DEAH box helicase: MIEVFKGLESEIVNVHEIPPRFGEYGEFKFRHEEVNELVERLGFRLYSHQVKALEKLYAGKNVVVSTPTASGKSEIFRLFIFDKFLEDPSSTFLLIYPTRALINNQMEKFRRENAIFKEVSGRSVKAEILTGDVEWSERRRILREKPNVIFTTPDMLHHNILPRWMEYRWLLKNLKLLVVDELHVYRGVFGTNVAFVFRRLFFRLKRLSSNPQILALSATLRNPGEFAREFFGVEFEEVTRSGSPSPKRYIVMFEPRRFTGEQLIRQIVERLVREGIKTLVFFDSRRGTERVMRMFLFSDVFDSITTYKGTLTKEERWMIERDFKEGHLKVLLTTNALELGIDIGDLDAVINYGIPSDGLFSLIQRFGRAGRDPNRVAINAIILRRNGLDYYYKEHFDELVEGIEKGLVERIPVNLNNQRIAKKHLHYLLAELGVIELEEIPDYWLKAFEELRSEGAVEVQKNPITGKDEVRIRKPANYSSIRTTSDESFFLVLDEPWVRAGLMRRSGTELLRFINYLKKRKMIVEEVDELEFHRSLLPGMVYPSRGRLYMAVDKVKREKFHFVFAREIPMQEDLETNVSKVESIEILETYRDKSVGPVKVFMGRLRVRHEYTGYAVKGRDVERHVERLERLREEGVLKGEVEYSVTYFEDWWKFARVTFDSPYVREFETEGIWLVFPREIESVPVEEFREFFAKASEVDPELAMFLYNRLSRKMLFPTLLGATTHYIRSIIAKHSKDSGIADPEFVFAVKKMIDSKDGIGSGLHAIEHNLIKISPVVTHVDSRELGGYSYDDYHGFPVVFIYDGNEGGSGIIGPIYENIEKLMVRSKEHIAKCPCKDGCPACIYSPKCGTFNEFLDKWMAIKIWEKVLNQKV; this comes from the coding sequence ATGATAGAGGTATTCAAAGGCTTGGAGAGCGAGATAGTCAACGTCCACGAGATACCTCCCCGCTTTGGTGAGTATGGGGAGTTCAAGTTTAGGCATGAGGAAGTCAACGAGCTAGTTGAGAGGCTTGGGTTTAGACTTTATTCCCACCAAGTGAAGGCCCTCGAAAAGCTGTACGCGGGGAAGAACGTTGTAGTTTCAACTCCGACCGCGAGCGGGAAGAGCGAGATATTCAGGCTGTTCATCTTCGACAAGTTCCTTGAGGATCCCTCCTCAACCTTTCTCCTGATCTACCCGACTCGAGCCTTGATAAACAATCAAATGGAGAAGTTCAGGCGCGAAAATGCAATCTTTAAGGAAGTATCCGGCAGGTCAGTAAAGGCCGAAATACTAACCGGGGACGTGGAGTGGAGCGAAAGGAGGAGGATACTCAGGGAGAAGCCCAACGTCATCTTCACGACCCCAGACATGCTCCACCACAACATCTTGCCGAGGTGGATGGAGTACAGGTGGTTGCTCAAGAACCTCAAACTGCTGGTCGTTGATGAACTACACGTGTATAGGGGGGTTTTTGGAACGAACGTGGCCTTTGTCTTCAGAAGGCTGTTCTTTAGGCTCAAGAGATTAAGCTCAAATCCTCAGATTCTGGCTTTATCTGCAACCCTCAGGAACCCAGGAGAGTTCGCCAGGGAATTCTTTGGGGTGGAGTTCGAGGAGGTAACTAGGTCCGGAAGCCCGAGTCCAAAGAGGTACATAGTGATGTTCGAGCCCAGGAGGTTCACTGGTGAACAATTAATAAGGCAGATAGTTGAAAGGCTAGTGAGGGAGGGCATCAAAACCCTAGTCTTCTTTGACTCAAGGAGGGGAACCGAGAGGGTAATGAGAATGTTCCTCTTTTCTGACGTGTTTGACAGCATAACCACTTACAAGGGAACCCTAACCAAGGAAGAGAGGTGGATGATAGAGAGGGACTTTAAGGAAGGCCACCTCAAGGTTCTGCTAACGACAAATGCCCTTGAGCTCGGTATAGATATAGGCGATCTCGACGCTGTGATAAACTACGGAATTCCGTCAGATGGTTTATTCTCTTTAATCCAGAGGTTCGGAAGGGCTGGGAGGGATCCAAACAGGGTTGCAATAAATGCCATAATACTGAGGAGGAACGGTCTCGACTACTACTACAAGGAGCACTTCGACGAGCTCGTGGAGGGGATAGAGAAGGGACTCGTTGAGAGGATTCCGGTAAATCTCAACAATCAGAGGATAGCCAAAAAGCATCTTCACTACCTTCTGGCCGAGCTCGGCGTCATTGAGCTTGAGGAGATTCCTGACTACTGGCTTAAGGCCTTTGAGGAGCTGAGGAGCGAGGGAGCAGTTGAAGTTCAGAAGAACCCGATAACTGGGAAGGATGAGGTCAGGATAAGAAAGCCGGCTAACTACTCCTCGATAAGGACGACGAGCGATGAGAGCTTCTTCTTGGTCTTGGATGAGCCCTGGGTTAGGGCCGGGCTTATGAGGAGGAGCGGGACTGAGCTTCTCAGGTTCATAAACTACCTGAAGAAGAGGAAGATGATAGTTGAGGAGGTTGACGAGCTCGAGTTCCACAGGAGCCTCCTCCCAGGGATGGTCTACCCCTCTAGGGGCAGACTTTACATGGCCGTTGACAAGGTGAAGAGGGAGAAGTTCCACTTCGTATTCGCCCGCGAGATCCCAATGCAGGAGGATCTTGAGACGAACGTTAGCAAGGTTGAGAGCATAGAGATCCTAGAAACCTATAGGGATAAGTCCGTAGGGCCCGTCAAGGTGTTCATGGGAAGGCTTAGGGTTAGGCACGAGTACACCGGCTACGCCGTCAAGGGGAGGGACGTTGAGAGGCACGTGGAGAGGCTTGAGAGGTTAAGGGAAGAGGGAGTACTGAAGGGAGAGGTTGAGTACTCCGTTACCTACTTCGAGGACTGGTGGAAGTTCGCTAGGGTGACATTCGACTCTCCCTACGTTAGGGAGTTCGAAACCGAGGGAATCTGGCTCGTGTTCCCCAGGGAGATAGAATCAGTTCCCGTAGAGGAGTTCAGGGAGTTCTTCGCAAAGGCCTCGGAAGTTGATCCCGAATTAGCCATGTTCCTCTACAACAGGCTATCGAGAAAGATGCTCTTCCCAACGCTCCTGGGGGCAACTACCCACTACATAAGGAGCATTATAGCTAAGCACTCAAAAGACTCTGGAATAGCAGATCCTGAGTTCGTCTTCGCCGTAAAGAAGATGATAGACAGCAAGGACGGCATTGGTTCGGGCCTCCACGCGATAGAGCACAACCTGATAAAGATATCTCCGGTTGTAACGCACGTTGACTCCAGGGAGCTTGGAGGCTACAGCTACGACGACTATCACGGGTTTCCGGTGGTGTTCATTTATGATGGGAACGAAGGGGGTTCCGGAATAATAGGGCCAATATACGAAAACATTGAAAAGCTGATGGTGAGGAGTAAGGAGCACATAGCCAAGTGCCCATGCAAGGACGGGTGTCCCGCCTGCATATATTCACCCAAGTGCGGAACCTTCAACGAATTCTTGGACAAGTGGATGGCGATCAAAATATGGGAGAAGGTTCTCAATCAAAAGGTTTAA